AAATGCAATTGTGATCCTGGTTGTTGAAGTCCAAACCTTTGATGAACTACTCGAGAGATGACTTAGACCATTATTAAACTGTACTCGGAAGTCATACTTCAATTTGCATCTGTGAATTTCAATGCTCAACCACAACTCCCTGCGTCTGAAACAACATAAACTGAAAATTACCTAAACTACAACAGAAGAGATTACCCTTAAACCAATCGAAGGAGAAGACCTGCACTGTTATTAATACTAATACCTGTAGGCTGTTGATCATGAGTTGTATCCACTCGTGAGAACATAAAAAAGAGAACACATCAGTGGTGATACTTCTGTCCTTTAAGTATAGTCCATGCTCTGTAGAAGTCAAGCACGGAAACAGAATATATTCTATTGTTCAATTTTGATTAACATCAGTTTCAAAAAAACTAAAGTTGCTTGTTTCTTACCTATAGAGTTGTTCAAGCAGGACTACTAGCGCAATTTGATGATTCAAAACCATAGAGGATAACTTGATTGTTACGTTAGCACGTTCTCGCACTTGCCGACCATGCCCATAAGGTCCACCTATGCAAAATGATAGCGTTGATGACCCCTACAAATGTGTACGACTATTTAAATGCTAAAATTGAAAAGACTTACGTGCAGCTGAAAACCAGGATAGAATCCCAAAGTTTTGGTTGAGTCAGTCATATTTTGGAATTTAGAATCCCAAACATGTTATGATGGTACGAAGAAATTGGTAAGAGACAATCTGGCATAAATTTGAAGAGGATTTCAGAAAAAAATGAAGAGTTGACCTAACGAAAAACTGAAGAGTAAGGCTGACCTAATGACTTTCTATAACCCTTGACAGAAACAATGATTTGTACCCGGATCACAAAAACAAATGCCACCTAAATGTCTTAAATATTTGGTACAAGTTGAGGTTTAAGTGAATACTGAGTTTCCTGCATCTCCCACCATGTCAGCCATTTGCTCAGACCCGATGTCTAGTCCATGTTCGTCTAGCAACACAACCTACAAGGATTCAACGAAAAGAGAATAGATTATGATGGAGTAAATTATAGGGCTTAACTAATTACAAGAGATAAGTAAAATAACAAAAGTAGGAAAGCATGACTAGTGACTGCGTTTGGTTAGCGTTCATGTGTTGCTAACAAGTCTAACACATTATAAATGACACGTTCCCATGATAACAATATTCCATCCTAAGAATCTGCAATTTTACCAAGAATATTGGCGAATAACATGAGTTTAAGAATATACCCAGTCTCCAGACTTAATATGCTGCATTACCAGTGCATCTTCACCTTCAATCTGAGCCTTCACATTGCTATTCCAATGTCATTCGAAGCAAAAGATTAGATACAGTCAGATCAGGCTGAGGACCTTCTTTACATAACTATTGGGCACCATGTGTATATGACAGATAAACTCAGAAGAAAATTTATGGTTTTGTGTAAAGCTCCACCATCTGTTAAACCACAGTTCACATTCTCAAGTAACCCCATGTGTATGGTAGCTACATATACTACCCTGGCTAAAGTTTTTAACGTTGATACTGGTTCGAGTttaactaatcaaatacaagtaaCATGAATGTAATAACGAGTACCAAAACGCATATAATTCCCACTAATCTACTCAATACTTTGAACATAAAATACTGGATGTACCTGGTGTTTTTTGGATTAGAACGTATAAGAATGTCTTCAAAATTGCAATACAACTTGAGCTTATCTTTGTACTCATCTACCAACAACTGTACTCCTTGTGATCTTTTTCGTCCTACTGTTAGTATTCTTATTGGAAGTGCTCTCTGTCATTTTATCAAACACTTTGAGATCATTAATTAGTAACCCAAATTTCCTTCAGTTCAGGATCCCAAACTTCTAACGGTTAAAAATCAACATTGCTTTTATATTAATTTACTGAAGTTTAATGCTTTCTCTAAGTCAGAGATATTTCCTTTAAATCGTTCTTACTAGGTTCAATTTACAAAAATCCAAATTTCATCCACATTTTCTTTTCATCTGAACTCTGAAGATTAAAAATTCGACAtgggtttttcatgaaattactGAATTTACGTATATTCAGAGATTTCTCACAAAAACAGAGAATAAAAAACTGAATAAAATGGGGAGAGTATTTTTACCACAGCTTGACCAGAGTATTTAGATTGTCTACCTCCAGGTGGAGAAGAAGGAGACGAATACTTTGAGCAACTTATTCTGGTATTTAAGGAGAATGTAATCATTGTCTTCAACGGAGGTGGCGATGAATTGATGATAAGAAACAGAGGTCTATCCAACCAGTTAAACCaggttcaaaacaaaaaaaatctatttttacATGGGATAGAACGGAAAACGTTTCACTTGTGTCTTTAGCCGAGCTGGAAAAAAACGGTTCAGTTTCGACTATTCTGCATATTTGACGATAAAACGGTGTAATAATTCGAAAACAAGGTCTTTTTAATCGTGGCATTTTTAGAGGCTAACAATAAGACaaaaaaaagtcacccaaacgtAAAATGTAGCCAGCTCTTATCGCGAGTTTTCCTAATGGCGGAATTACCCTTTAACATTCGGACGTTAAAGTACCATTTTTACCACCTGAATGCATTCAGGAGCCAAAAAAATTCCTATACTTCCGATTATGGTTGGCGCAGTATTAGAATGTATTTTGTCACTTGTTTTTCATTTCTTTCATTTTTGAGTAATAagagtgagagagaagaaggtagAGGAAAAAAGTGAAAAACCAATTTTTGATTACGaagatggatggatatgaagaagaaggtgacaaTCATCGGGGATGACGATTTAGAGATGACGATAATGTTGAAGGTTCACGTCCATTTAGAGATGACGATTTGAGGTATATgatgaatgatccaaacttttgcgGAGAGGAAACCCCAGACGAcgatttcatggaagaaaatggagaatcaccCGATATTGAAGCTAATGATGCATCTAAAACACATGCATTGTGTTAAGAACCTCAAATACTCACTTTGTATGTGTTTGTATACGTTTCGAGAAAAAAAAGACGAtctttgcatgcattgaatggcCTGATCTACCCAGATTCGGGAGCTAATGTCCATAAATATCTCCCGAATGTATCTTCATGTGTAAAATTTATGTTCATTCGGTAGTTTTGTTGATTACATTGGCTTCCGAATATAAAAAAACCCCTAGATTGGTTTTACAAAATTTGGGgccattcggtagttatgtagagtataATTTCTTCCGAATGGTCCCGAAAACGAATTCCTCCAAAATTTCAAAACTCGTTATTTTCTTCTTTCAAATTCGGTAGTTTTGCATATTAAAATATCTACTGAATATATCCTTGGCCCCAAAATAGAATTTCATCATCTATGAAAATCGGAGGTACGTTAATTATGTTAAATTCCGAATCCATATATTCGGAACAAATTTATATAACTTAGCTTCCGATTATGTTAAATTTTGTACTCAGTGACCTGTGTAAATTCATTCGACTTAATCTTTTGTTTAATGGAAATAACTAACTTCTGAATGTTGTATATTCGGAAGTTAGGTGTAGTTATTATATTCCGAATTGTTGTAAAATAAGTTGTTGCTTTCATTTGCAGGTCGTTGTAGAGGTTgtcgatgatttctatttgaggagAGATACTTTCCTATACTacgcaaacgatttggtatactcattactattcttttttcttttttttcttccttttttgtattttaaatccttatgcttattagatattgttttgttttatgcacgtttagacatttggaagtaagcaggaggcaaaggaatggcttgtCAATAAGgtaaaagataacatgtgcgtggtagttcaaaacaatcatgtgagtgacactcgatttgaaatgatttgtgagcgggGCTGGACGCGAAAGattcacgagggaaagaatagtaagtacgtccggaagacgaataggaaacaCCGAAGCAATaaaaagaagataggatgcccatttaagattgtcttctataagcccaaTGGTAGtgaaggtaaagagtataaattgTTTAAAGTTGAtaatggttgtcacaaccatgatgatctgGACACcctaattggacatgtaatggttgacaagttaaaaccacatcaaatggagACGTTGAGGTCTATGCGGATTCAAAAAGAGAGTGCGatattaagtaaaataaaggcggccggacgaccccgacaacttgtctactttgcctacaattaagtcggccctagctacgatcaaaaggacgagatggatggtagaacggtcatgcaacaatgggagtggttagcggagttacacgactacaccttgagaagggaagaaaaggatggtaaagtggttcgtattttcttggcacatcccgaaatggtccaattggctcaatgctttcatcaaattttgttgatagatgctacttataagacaaacaagtataatatgtcGTTGTTGAACATCGTTTGCCACACTTCCGACAAAAACATGTTTAcggttgcatggggtttaatgtaTCATGaaaacaatgtgagtttcatttggatgttggagacattGAGGTCAATTTACAACAGCGATAATTATCCACGGGTTATtataacggataacgatcaagccctaatgcatgcaatagcggtagtgtttccggaagcccaaaacttggaATGTAcatggcacattcaatgcaacctCAAACTCAATTTCCATCGTCATTTACAAGATAAGAagccaaggaagggtaccaagaggtcgaaagaagaggatgagcgcattagtaaattaaccgtggaagaacgagAGGAAGAGAaaaggttatttgaagaaaaatggAAGGAAGATGGAATGATTTGGAAAatattcatgaaagcatgggacaagatCGTTTGCTCGAAGACGGAGGAAATTTTTGAacataacttgaagaaatttgaggatgaatatggcACGAAATACAAAAAGACTGTTgcgtattgtaaaaaacaatggttggCACCgcataaggagaggtttgtgttttcATGGACATATGAGTATcgaaacttcaagaacgaggcgacaagcattacAGAGGGGTCTCATGGACGATTTAAGAAAATACCACTTGGTAGTCAAAATGAAGTTGTGttgatccaagaagcaatccatgaatacaACAATCGTGATCTCACAAAGATAAAGggttgtatgcaatttagtgtacaccaattccctaCCGAACATGAGAGAGAAAGATTGCTTCTCAGGGGCATTGTTCATAAAGTATGAGATGGGAAATAAATCACATGATGGAACAATTGAAGTTTTATAGACCTTActatgacgagaatacggtttgtgtttgcaaggatatgataggtattggactcccatgtcatcataagttgggtaggtatgtccaagtgattgacatcaatgatattcatccatttggaagcaattaaatttcactccaagCACCCCGGTAGTTGACGGTCCTTCgttcttggagtcggaattgtgtgcacgaatagcgGAGCGTTATGCTACAACAAATGGCGCCaagaagcaaatattgatgcaccaTTTGGAGGAAGCTCTTCACCctcgtttaagggaggttgatgaacctattaagcaaaaggggGCGGGTAGGCCGAGCACCGAAGTGTTAAGGACCATCGAAAGGAAAGAATTGAAGGCATATTTGTCTAACAAAAGAATATTGTGTAGGCATGAGCGTTCGAAAGTCGAATTTGAAGATGATCCGGAACCAAATAAAAGAGGTCATCCAAGAaaagatcaaagtggaccaaccgcaCGACAAGTGAGACCAAGGGTCTCTAtggagccttctcaagtaagtcaagccGAGGAGGTGGAAGAAGTTGTGTTAGTAGAGTCCCAAACTAGCTATGTATTTATTGATCAAATTAGCGACTCACAACAAACACAACCAACAGAAATGGTGACTATAAAAGAGAAGTATGGTACCCTTTGTTGTCCTAGGGATTTTCATAGAAGACCAACACGATCAACGTATACGATTATAGAAGAGTTCTTGGTGCAACTCCCTCCACTCAttgttccatttgttttgtcgaccgacgaggttaaTGGGGATGGAAACTGTGGGTTTCACGTCACTACGGAACAAATTGGTCACTTTCATGAGGTGGTTATCGTATGCCaaaatttaagaaataagatggcagtGCAACTAGTAAAGGACGAGGATTGCTATATCTCTATGATGAGGGTCGGATATAGACACGATAAAGAACACGAGTTCAAAGAATTTTGTGCACGTGTAaagtgtcgaaagggattgaaATCAATAGGAGCCAATTATTGGATGACACTGCTTAAATGTGGATTTTTCCTAGCGGaagttttgaattgcgtggtacatttgtTTGTTCCTCCAAGGTATGGACATAGTTTCACGTTTGCACCAACAAGGAAGGTTTGCGATGAATCGGCCAAATATAGAAGAATTgttatggcatttgtgaatgacatgcattttatcggtttaaggaTAAAGAAAGATTGTCCATTACCTCCGTTGAATAAGTGGACGGGTTACTTCCCAACGAACCATTGGAAGgattgattgaaacaatatgagtccaacatacTTGATCGGGACAGCGtcatggacaacaactttcccgatgggttactcgaattgatcGAAAAAGAAGATGATTAGTTTGGTCATAATGTTTAGAATGTGTAATTTGAACCGGCATTTTTGTACaatttttttggaaattttttgtgaagatatatgatGTAATCGGAAGGAACTTATACAATGATTCTCTCTGAATAACGTAATCGGAAGatatgaattttatttatgttccGAATATATACATTGTGAATTCAGAAACATGGAGAAATTGGAAAATTCCCAGAATCGGTAGAAAAGTATTCAAGGTTATCTAACGAATCAGATAATCGttagttttgtattttatttagtGTCTGAATATATGTATTTTGAATTCAGTATCCTGGAGAACTTGGAACACTCCCATAATCGGATGAAAGTTATACAATGTTTACCGCTGAATATCACAATCGGGAGTATTATGTTTCATTTAATATCCGAATATATGCATTTTGAATTCAGTATCCTGGTGAACTTGGAACACTCCCATAATCGGCTGAACGTTATACAATGTTTACCGCCGAATACCATAATCGGGAATATTATGTTTTATTTAATATCCGAATATATGCATTTTGAATTCAGCATCCTGAAGAACTTGGAACACTCCCATAATCGGTAGAGTAAATAATTTAATGACATTCGAATATAGCCTTACACTGACAAACTTTGGAACACCATCAGATTCGGTAGATTAAATAACATactaacttccgattataacaaatttcacataatcaaggGAGTTTTTACATAGTCGGTGGATAATATGAACTAGACTTCCGAATGAAAATAAATTGTGCCAAACTATACTTTTGCCACTCCCTTGAAGAATTCATAACTTCCTTCGTACATGAATTCTTCTCTTTGTTCCTCTAAGTAGTTCCTTTTTGCGAGTGTCTCCTACATAAACCAACAAATAAAAAAGAATGCTAAGTTCATATAGTTTAGTAATAAGAAGATATATATCGACCCGGTCTTTTGTAAAACTAGTATGCAAgtacttacaaattgttggacCGAAAAGCTTAAGTGGCTATTGTTAAAGATCCTCTTTTGTATGGTTATATAATCATTCACCCCTTTAGGGATAACTCGGAAACGATCATGAACTTGTTGGATGGATCTTTGCTTTGGATTTCCATATTCTCTCACATACTTTCTATACACTCTCCCCCAAAATATTGCTTGTGTTAACCTTCCGGCTATGACATCTTCACGTCTTGTTTCATGGTACCATGTTTTTACAATTCCCAAATCTTCAGCTGCGTCATAGGTTGTCATGATTGTAATATGAGATATAGAATGAATTAGAAATATTGGAGGATGGAAGATGTTCTTGTAGATATGTGTTGTTT
The genomic region above belongs to Papaver somniferum cultivar HN1 unplaced genomic scaffold, ASM357369v1 unplaced-scaffold_139, whole genome shotgun sequence and contains:
- the LOC113335320 gene encoding putative RNA methyltransferase At5g10620 — encoded protein: MITFSLNTRISCSKYSSPSSPPGGRQSKYSGQAVRALPIRILTVGRKRSQGVQLLVDEYKDKLKLYCNFEDILIRSNPKNTSNVKAQIEGEDALVMQHIKSGDWVVLLDEHGLDIGSEQMADMVGDAGNSGSSTLSFCIGGPYGHGRQVRERANVTIKLSSMVLNHQIALVVLLEQLYRAWTILKGQKYHH